In Thalassotalea fonticola, a single genomic region encodes these proteins:
- the epd gene encoding erythrose-4-phosphate dehydrogenase — translation MTIKIAINGFGRIGRSILRALYETGRNDQFQIVAINELAKPEGIAHLLKYDTTHGRFAYSVSFENSKLNVAGDEIALFHHSETKDLPWQELGVDIVLDCTGNYQSKEHALQHIKQGAKQVLYSQPALTDVDKTIIYGINQEQLTASDIVVSNGSCTTNCIVPVIQVLDQAFGVESGTITTIHSSMHDQQVIDAYHDDLRLSRAASQSIIPVETKLAAGIERILPKFSGRFEAIAVRVPTINVTAMDLSVTLNTDVNINAVNEAIVNGQQGNLAGILGFTTEPLVSSDFNHDPHSSIVDGNSTRVSHKRLVKLLVWCDNEWGFANRMLDTALSMHQTK, via the coding sequence AATGGTTTTGGCCGAATTGGCCGAAGTATTTTACGAGCGCTTTATGAAACTGGTCGAAATGATCAGTTTCAAATTGTTGCCATTAATGAATTAGCAAAACCGGAAGGGATTGCTCATTTATTAAAATATGATACCACTCATGGCCGTTTTGCTTATTCTGTAAGTTTTGAAAACAGTAAATTAAACGTAGCTGGCGATGAAATTGCACTATTTCATCATTCGGAAACTAAAGATTTACCTTGGCAAGAGCTAGGCGTAGATATTGTTTTAGATTGTACAGGTAATTATCAAAGTAAAGAGCACGCACTGCAGCATATCAAGCAAGGTGCTAAACAAGTTCTTTATTCACAACCCGCATTAACCGACGTTGATAAAACCATTATTTATGGTATCAACCAAGAACAATTAACCGCCAGCGATATTGTTGTTTCTAACGGTTCTTGTACAACAAACTGTATTGTGCCAGTAATTCAGGTACTCGATCAGGCGTTTGGCGTAGAAAGCGGTACTATTACGACCATTCACTCTTCGATGCATGATCAGCAAGTAATTGACGCTTACCATGATGATCTGCGATTATCACGAGCGGCGAGCCAATCGATTATACCTGTAGAAACTAAATTAGCCGCTGGCATTGAACGAATATTACCAAAGTTTTCAGGTCGATTTGAGGCCATTGCGGTTCGTGTACCCACAATAAATGTTACTGCGATGGATTTAAGCGTAACGTTAAATACAGATGTAAATATTAACGCGGTAAACGAAGCTATAGTCAATGGTCAACAAGGTAATTTGGCAGGAATATTAGGCTTTACAACTGAGCCTTTAGTCTCAAGTGATTTTAACCACGATCCACATTCTTCAATAGTGGACGGTAACTCAACAAGAGTCAGCCATAAACGCTTAGTTAAACTGTTAGTTTGGTGCGATAACGAGTGGGGATTTGCTAACCGCATGTTAGATACCGCTCTAAGTATGCATCAGACCAAGTAA